A section of the Cervus canadensis isolate Bull #8, Minnesota chromosome 8, ASM1932006v1, whole genome shotgun sequence genome encodes:
- the LOC122446757 gene encoding pulmonary surfactant-associated protein A — protein sequence MPGGLHQYKWHHPPGHPALEARSTGCVLAGGVAGAGAMLLCSLTLTLLWMVASGLECDMKEVCLGSPGTPGTPGSHGLPGRDGRDGIKGDPGPPGPMGPPGGMPGLPGRDGMTGAPGLTGERGEKGEPGERGPPGFPAYLDEELQGTLHEIRHQVLQSQGVLSLQGSMMAVGEKVFSTNGQSVNFDAIKELCARAGGQIATPRSPEENEAITSIVKKHNTYAYLGLVEGPTAGDFYYLDGAPVNYTNWYSGEPRGRGKEKCVEIYTDGQWNDKNCLQYRLAICEF from the exons ATGCCTGGTGGCCTACATCAGTATAAATGGCACCATCCACCTGGCCACCCTGCTCTGGAGGCAAGGAGCACGGGCTGTGTTCTTGCGG GAGGAGTTGCTGGAGCAGGCGCCATGCTGCTGTGCTCTTTGACCCTTACCCTCCTCTGGATGGTGGCTTCTGGCCTCGAGTGTGACATGAAGGAAGTTTGTCTTGGAAGTCCTGGCACTCCTGGCACTCCTGGATCCCATGGCCTGCCAGGAAGAGATGGGAGAGATGGTATCAAAGGAGACCCTGGGCCTCCAG gCCCCATGGGACCCCCTGGaggaatgccaggcctccctgggcgTGATGGGATGACTGGAGCCCCTGGCCTCACTGGAgagcgtggagaaaagggagagccTGGCGAGAGAGGTCCTCCAG GCTTTCCAGCGTATCTAGATGAAGAGCTCCAGGGTACACTCCATGAGATCAGACATCAAGTTCTGCAGTCACAGGGCG TCCTCAGTTTGCAGGGGTCCATGATGGCAGTGGGAGAGAAGGTCTTCTCTACCAATGGGCAGTCAGTCAATTTTGATGCCATTAAAGAGTTATGTGCCAGAGCAGGTGGACAGATTGCTACCCCGAGGAGTCCAGAGGAGAATGAAGCCATTACCAGCATCGTGAAGAAGCACAACACTTATGCTTACCTGGGCCTGGTCGAAGGCCCCACCGCTGGAGACTTCTATTACCTGGATGGAGCCCCTGTGAATTATACCAACTGGTACTCAGGGGAGCCTAGGGGCCGGGGTAAAGAGAAGTGTGTGGAGATATACACAGATGGTCAGTGGAATGACAAGAACTGCCTGCAGTACCGACTGGCCATCTGTGAGTTCTGA
- the LOC122446278 gene encoding mannose-binding protein A-like isoform X1, producing the protein MDCSMPDFPVLHHFPELAHTHVHWVRIMFLFSSLPVLLCVVTATFSNAKVGEDAQKTCPVVACAIPVTNGTPGRDGRDGPKGEKGEPGQGLRGSQGPPGKMGPPGNIGNPGLPGPRGHKGDRGDSSVAEAKLASLEGQIRNLQSELDRVKKLQTFSLGKKSGKKLYVTNGEKMPFSSVKALCTALGATVATPKNAEENKAIQDMAPDTAFLGITDEATEGQFMYVTGGRLGYSNWKKDEPNDHGSGEDCVLLLRDGLWNDISCSSSFLAICEFPA; encoded by the exons atggactgcagcatgcccgacttccctgtcctgcaccattTCCCGGAACTTGCTCACACTCACGTCCATTGG GTAAGGATCATGTTCCTGTTTTCATCACTTCCTGTCCTCCTGTGTGTGGTGACAGCAACCTTCTCAAATGCAAAAGTGGGTGAGGATGCTCAGAAGACCTGTCCAGTGGTAGCCTGTGCCATCCCAGTCACTAACGGCACCCCAGGAAGAGACGGGCGAGATGGACccaagggagaaaagggagaaccAG GGCAAGGGCTCAGAGGCTCACAGGGCCCTCCAGGGAAAATGGGGCCTCCAGGAAATATAGGGAATCCTGGGCTTCCAGGACCCAGGGGCCACAAAGGAGATCGTGGAGATAGCTCGG TTGCCGAGGCTAAGCTGGCTAGCTTGGAGGGACAGATAAGGAACCTGCAATCAGAACTGGATCGTGTTAAAAAGT TGCAAACCTTCTCCTTGGGCAAGAAGTCTGGGAAGAAGCTGTACGTGACCAATGGTGAAAAGATGCCATTTTCCAGCGTGAAGGCTCTGTGCACAGCACTTGGGGCGACTGTGGCCACACCCAAGAATGCAGAGGAGAACAAAGCCATCCAGGACATGGCCCCAGATACTGCCTTCCTGGGCATCACAGATGAGGCGACCGAAGGGCAGTTTATGTATGTAACCGGAGGAAGGCTAGGCTACAGCAACTGGAAGAAGGATGAACCCAATGACCATGGCTCAGGGGAGGACTGTGTGCTCCTCTTACGAGACGGGCTCTGGAATGACATCTCCTGTTCTTCTTCCTTCTTGGCCATCTGTGAATTTCCAGCCTGA
- the LOC122446278 gene encoding mannose-binding protein A-like isoform X2: MFLFSSLPVLLCVVTATFSNAKVGEDAQKTCPVVACAIPVTNGTPGRDGRDGPKGEKGEPGQGLRGSQGPPGKMGPPGNIGNPGLPGPRGHKGDRGDSSVAEAKLASLEGQIRNLQSELDRVKKLQTFSLGKKSGKKLYVTNGEKMPFSSVKALCTALGATVATPKNAEENKAIQDMAPDTAFLGITDEATEGQFMYVTGGRLGYSNWKKDEPNDHGSGEDCVLLLRDGLWNDISCSSSFLAICEFPA; this comes from the exons ATGTTCCTGTTTTCATCACTTCCTGTCCTCCTGTGTGTGGTGACAGCAACCTTCTCAAATGCAAAAGTGGGTGAGGATGCTCAGAAGACCTGTCCAGTGGTAGCCTGTGCCATCCCAGTCACTAACGGCACCCCAGGAAGAGACGGGCGAGATGGACccaagggagaaaagggagaaccAG GGCAAGGGCTCAGAGGCTCACAGGGCCCTCCAGGGAAAATGGGGCCTCCAGGAAATATAGGGAATCCTGGGCTTCCAGGACCCAGGGGCCACAAAGGAGATCGTGGAGATAGCTCGG TTGCCGAGGCTAAGCTGGCTAGCTTGGAGGGACAGATAAGGAACCTGCAATCAGAACTGGATCGTGTTAAAAAGT TGCAAACCTTCTCCTTGGGCAAGAAGTCTGGGAAGAAGCTGTACGTGACCAATGGTGAAAAGATGCCATTTTCCAGCGTGAAGGCTCTGTGCACAGCACTTGGGGCGACTGTGGCCACACCCAAGAATGCAGAGGAGAACAAAGCCATCCAGGACATGGCCCCAGATACTGCCTTCCTGGGCATCACAGATGAGGCGACCGAAGGGCAGTTTATGTATGTAACCGGAGGAAGGCTAGGCTACAGCAACTGGAAGAAGGATGAACCCAATGACCATGGCTCAGGGGAGGACTGTGTGCTCCTCTTACGAGACGGGCTCTGGAATGACATCTCCTGTTCTTCTTCCTTCTTGGCCATCTGTGAATTTCCAGCCTGA